Proteins encoded in a region of the Triplophysa rosa linkage group LG6, Trosa_1v2, whole genome shotgun sequence genome:
- the LOC130556103 gene encoding putative methyltransferase DDB_G0268948 isoform X2, with protein MTHRLFEGKHHASLYQKYRFDPPDDVKEIILQYLDKKKGQPHQLAVDLGCGTGQNSRLLAPHFQQVVGMDISESQLEEARALQGFPKLSYKVGKAEELPFPDGSVDLLTAASAAHWFDPESFLKEAVRVLKPCGCLAFFGYGDNFKFHYGSCGDRLNNIYEDVKQVLLPFTSTKVAVANNKLQDLYEAIPFPDKERIEVIPVKVQRTITNIIGLFKTFSMYQAYLRAEPSAAKALLEKATSRFLEEMNVSSTEAELELSMEYFCVLACKPH; from the exons ATGACTCACAGACTGTTCGAAGGGAAACATCATGCCTCCCTATATCAGAAGTATCGCTTTGATCCACCCGATGATGTAAAGGAGATCATTCTACAATACCTGGATAAAAAG AAAGGACAACCCCATCAGCTAGCTGTGGATTTAGGCTGTGGAACGGGACAGAACTCTCGTCTGTTGGCACCACACTTTCAGCAGGTGGTGGGCATGGACATCAGTGAATCTCAGTTAGAGGAGGCAAGAGCGTTGCAGGGCTTTCCCAAACTCAGCTACAA AGTGGGCAAAGCAGAGGAGCTGCCATTTCCAGATGGCTCAGTGGACCTGCTGACGGCTGCCTCTGCAGCCCATTGGTTTGACCCTGAGAGTTTCTTAAAGGAGGCTGTGCGCGTCCTGAAGCCCTGTGGCTGCTTGGCTTTCTTTGGTTATGGAGACAATTTTAAATTCCACTATGGTTCTTGTGGTGATCGacttaataacatatatgaggAT GTAAAGCAAGTATTGCTGCCCTTCACAAGCACTAAGGTAGCTGTGGCCAACAATAAACTGCAAGATTTATATGAAGCCATTCCCTTCCCAGACAAAGAGAG GATTGAAGTAATTCCAGTAAAGGTGCAAAGGACTATCACAAACATAATTGGGCTTTTTAAGACCTTCTCCATGTATCAAGCCTATCTGAGAGCAGAGCCTAGTGCTGCAAAAGCTCTGTTAGAGAAAGCAACATCACG TTTTCTGGAAGAGATGAATGTTTCATCAACAGAGGCCGAGCTTGAGTTGAGCATGGAGTACTTCTGTGTGCTTGCATGTAAACCTCATTGA
- the LOC130556103 gene encoding putative methyltransferase DDB_G0268948 isoform X3, with the protein MTHRLFEGKHHASLYQKYRFDPPDDVKEIILQYLDKKKGQPHQLAVDLGCGTGQNSRLLAPHFQQVVGMDISESQLEEARALQGFPKLSYKVGKAEELPFPDGSVDLLTAASAAHWFDPESFLKEAVRVLKPCGCLAFFGYGDNFKFHYGSCGDRLNNIYEDVKQVLLPFTSTKVAVANNKLQDLYEAIPFPDKERIEVIPVKVQRTITNIIGLFKTFSMYQAYLRAEPSAAKALLEKATSR; encoded by the exons ATGACTCACAGACTGTTCGAAGGGAAACATCATGCCTCCCTATATCAGAAGTATCGCTTTGATCCACCCGATGATGTAAAGGAGATCATTCTACAATACCTGGATAAAAAG AAAGGACAACCCCATCAGCTAGCTGTGGATTTAGGCTGTGGAACGGGACAGAACTCTCGTCTGTTGGCACCACACTTTCAGCAGGTGGTGGGCATGGACATCAGTGAATCTCAGTTAGAGGAGGCAAGAGCGTTGCAGGGCTTTCCCAAACTCAGCTACAA AGTGGGCAAAGCAGAGGAGCTGCCATTTCCAGATGGCTCAGTGGACCTGCTGACGGCTGCCTCTGCAGCCCATTGGTTTGACCCTGAGAGTTTCTTAAAGGAGGCTGTGCGCGTCCTGAAGCCCTGTGGCTGCTTGGCTTTCTTTGGTTATGGAGACAATTTTAAATTCCACTATGGTTCTTGTGGTGATCGacttaataacatatatgaggAT GTAAAGCAAGTATTGCTGCCCTTCACAAGCACTAAGGTAGCTGTGGCCAACAATAAACTGCAAGATTTATATGAAGCCATTCCCTTCCCAGACAAAGAGAG GATTGAAGTAATTCCAGTAAAGGTGCAAAGGACTATCACAAACATAATTGGGCTTTTTAAGACCTTCTCCATGTATCAAGCCTATCTGAGAGCAGAGCCTAGTGCTGCAAAAGCTCTGTTAGAGAAAGCAACATCACG atgA
- the LOC130556077 gene encoding uncharacterized protein LOC130556077, protein MTLRCDVPYISKSSTLLWIKETDQTSNTTLVYNNSAYIILHNVDENSEGIYYCILQEDGSTKTVINRTLSVNQYSESKKLTIYRQSSSHSDLLLICKSKKKYHRLMWTLESRPNSKAVLIAVEKGGEVQVKGPIKPGGKTSTTYDSQIFILHISSVKFNYSGTYRCIVDDQNTFYTTTILRTIRVSAEPPGGVLRNQSVVLTCEVSNVSDSVKLVWLRMQGNRAVLVKQQMLNEKKKKKLLTVNVNSLSSNLLRWQCAVFTENTLRTVAPITISLISSATNAPRRSTETSTSPNQEDTLTQESHIQTVILVTCAVTIIVLILLGLLVFKCWRKTFIGGHDTVLNFQKEEEELHYASVTVAGCSQGDTQGAESWLKPNARSKVSYNSSTVIYSAIKIQ, encoded by the exons ATGACTTTGCGATGTGATGTCCCTTACATTTCTAAATCCTCAACATTACTGTGGATTAAAGAAACAGACCAAACATCAAACACAACTCTAGTGTACAACAACTCTGCCTACATCATCTTACACAATGTTGATGAAAACAGTGAAGGAATATACTATTGTATATTACAGGAAGATGGAAGTACAAAAACTGTCATTAATCGCACACTTAGTGTCAATCAGT ATTCAGAAAGTAAAAAGCTTACAATTTACAGACAAAGCTCCAGTCACAGTGATTTATTACTAATTTGCAAGTCTAAAAAGAAATACCACAGGTTGATGTGGACCTTGGAGTCGAGGCCAAATTCAAAAGCCGTATTGATAGCTGTAGAAAAAGGAGGAGAGGTTCAAGTTAAAGGGCCGATCAAGCCAGGAGGAAAAACTTCTACCACATACGACAGTCAAATTTTTATCCTACACATCTCATCTGTGAAGTTCAATTATAGTGGAACATACAGGTGTATTGTGGATGATCAAAATACTTTCTACACAACCACAATCCTACGCACCATTAGAG TCTCTGCAGAGCCCCCTGGTGGTGTGTTGAGGAATCAATCAGTTGTTCTTACCTGTGAGGTGTCTAATGTTTCTGATTCTGTGAAATTGGTCTGGCTCAGgatgcaggggaacagagcagTGCTGGTCAAACAGCAAATGCTGAAtgagaaaaagaagaagaaactTCTCACAGTGAACGTGAATAGCCTTAGTTCAAATCTGCTGCGCTGGCAGTGTGCTGTATTTACTGAGAACACACTCCGAACTGTGGCCCCTATAACAATCAGTCTCATCTCATCAGCTACAAATGCTCCAAGAAGATCAACAGAAACCTCCACTTCACCAAACCAGG AAGACACCTTAACACAGGAAAGCCACATACAGACCGTGATCCTTGTGACCTGTGCTGTCACTATCATTGTCCTGATTTTGCTGGGACTGCTCGTTTTTAAATGTTGGCGAAAAACATTTATTGGTG GTCACGACACTGTGCTGAACTTCCAGAAGGAAGAGGAGGAACTTCATTATGCTTCAGTGACTGTAGCAGGATGCAGTCAGGGTGACACACAAG gaGCTGAGAGCTGGTTGAAACCCAAtgcaaggtcaaag GTGTCATACAACAGTTCTACAGTCATCTACTCTGCCATTAAAATACAGTGA
- the LOC130555244 gene encoding uncharacterized protein LOC130555244 isoform X3, with protein sequence MQLAHLKILTLMCGFCSRLQTISNLKVQRGSDVTLRCDVPLFSESSTLLWIKDTGQTSNTTLVYNNSAYIILHNVDDHSEGIYYCKWIENGSVDTVINHTLIVTPYAEGKKHTIYRQSSSHSDLLLIFKSKKKYQRLMWIWESKRHSTTELIAVEKGGEVQVKGPIKLGQKTSTTYNGQFFILHISPVKFNYDGTYRCIPNDNDSPYTTTTLHTIRVSAEPSGGVLRNQSVVLTCEVSDVSDSVTLVWLRMEGNVMVLVKEQILNETNNKILLTVNVSSLQSDLLDWQCAVFTENTLRAVASVSSSSSTTDAAVFSIAGKITVVIVVTLFAGVLLGVLVYYWYRKQMPASEESEPVYMNISKTMNDRAQSYNTVGNRNPRPEVHRQLTGQMNIVRRDETPVTSESVTYASIYFNSSRLKTSPHLNKRTG encoded by the exons ATGCAACTCGCACATTTAAAAATTTTGACATTGATGTGTGGATTTTGTTCCAGACTTCAGACTATCT CCAATCTCAAAGTCCAGCGAGGATCTGATGTGACTTTGCGATGTGATGTTCCTCTCTTTTCTGAGTCTTCAACATTACTGTGGATTAAAGACACAGGCCAAACATCCAACACAACTCTTGTGTACAACAACTCTGCCTACATCATCTTACACAATGTAGATGATCACAGTGAAGGAATATACTACTGTAAATGGATTGAAAATGGAAGTGTGGACACTGTTATTAATCACACACTTATTGTCACTCCAT ATGCAGAAGGTAAAAAGCATACCATCTACAGACAAAGCTCCAGTCACAGTGATTTATTACTGATCTTCAAGTCTAAAAAGAAATACCAAAGGCTGATGTGGATCTGGGAGTCGAAGCGTCATTCAACAACCGAACTGATAGCTGTAGAAAAAGGAGGAGAAGTTCAAGTTAAAGGACCAATTAAACTGGGACAAAAAACTTCTACCACATACAACGGTCAATTTTTTATCCTTCACATCTCACCTGTAAAGTTCAATTATGATGGGACGTACAGGTGTATTCCTAATGATAATGATTCTCCCTACACAACCACAACACTTCACACCATCAGag TCTCTGCAGAGCCCTCTGGTGGTGTGTTGAGGAATCAGTCGGTTGTTCTTACTTGTGAGGTGTCTGATGTGTCTGATTCAGTGACATTGGTCTGGCTCAGGATGGAGGGGAACGTAATGGTGCTAGTCAAAGAGCAAATTCTGAATGAGACAAACAACAAGATACTTCTCACTGTAAATGTGAGCAGCCTTCAGTCAGATCTGTTGGACTGGCAGTGTGCTGTATTTACTGAGAACACACTCAGAGCGGTGGCCTCTGTCAGTTCTAGCTCATCAACTACAGATGCTGcag TTTTCAGCATAGCTGGAAAGATTACAGTGGTCATTGTTGTGACTCTGTTTGCTGGAGTGCTGCTGGGAGTTCTTGTGTATTATTGGTACAGGAAACAAATGCCAG CGTCTGAGGAGTCTGAACCAGTGTATATGAATATTAGTAAAACCATGAATGACAGAG CACAGAGCTACAATACAGTGGGAAACAGAAATCCGAGACCAGAAGTTCATCGTCAGTTAA CAGGACAAATGAACATAGTTAGAAGAGATGAA ACACCGGTTACATCAGAGAGCGTGACCTACGCAAGCATTTATTTTAACAGCTCCAGGTTAAAGACTTCTCCTCACTTAAATAAACGTACAGGCTAA
- the LOC130555244 gene encoding uncharacterized protein LOC130555244 isoform X1, with product MQLAHLKILTLMCGFCSRLQTISNLKVQRGSDVTLRCDVPLFSESSTLLWIKDTGQTSNTTLVYNNSAYIILHNVDDHSEGIYYCKWIENGSVDTVINHTLIVTPYAEGKKHTIYRQSSSHSDLLLIFKSKKKYQRLMWIWESKRHSTTELIAVEKGGEVQVKGPIKLGQKTSTTYNGQFFILHISPVKFNYDGTYRCIPNDNDSPYTTTTLHTIRVSAEPSGGVLRNQSVVLTCEVSDVSDSVTLVWLRMEGNVMVLVKEQILNETNNKILLTVNVSSLQSDLLDWQCAVFTENTLRAVASVSSSSSTTDAAVFSIAGKITVVIVVTLFAGVLLGVLVYYWYRKQMPGTKIVLLIHHLHIVPTSFEHKHNLFLCFFLSFFRSASEESEPVYMNISKTMNDRAQSYNTVGNRNPRPEVHRQLTGQMNIVRRDETPVTSESVTYASIYFNSSRLKTSPHLNKRTG from the exons ATGCAACTCGCACATTTAAAAATTTTGACATTGATGTGTGGATTTTGTTCCAGACTTCAGACTATCT CCAATCTCAAAGTCCAGCGAGGATCTGATGTGACTTTGCGATGTGATGTTCCTCTCTTTTCTGAGTCTTCAACATTACTGTGGATTAAAGACACAGGCCAAACATCCAACACAACTCTTGTGTACAACAACTCTGCCTACATCATCTTACACAATGTAGATGATCACAGTGAAGGAATATACTACTGTAAATGGATTGAAAATGGAAGTGTGGACACTGTTATTAATCACACACTTATTGTCACTCCAT ATGCAGAAGGTAAAAAGCATACCATCTACAGACAAAGCTCCAGTCACAGTGATTTATTACTGATCTTCAAGTCTAAAAAGAAATACCAAAGGCTGATGTGGATCTGGGAGTCGAAGCGTCATTCAACAACCGAACTGATAGCTGTAGAAAAAGGAGGAGAAGTTCAAGTTAAAGGACCAATTAAACTGGGACAAAAAACTTCTACCACATACAACGGTCAATTTTTTATCCTTCACATCTCACCTGTAAAGTTCAATTATGATGGGACGTACAGGTGTATTCCTAATGATAATGATTCTCCCTACACAACCACAACACTTCACACCATCAGag TCTCTGCAGAGCCCTCTGGTGGTGTGTTGAGGAATCAGTCGGTTGTTCTTACTTGTGAGGTGTCTGATGTGTCTGATTCAGTGACATTGGTCTGGCTCAGGATGGAGGGGAACGTAATGGTGCTAGTCAAAGAGCAAATTCTGAATGAGACAAACAACAAGATACTTCTCACTGTAAATGTGAGCAGCCTTCAGTCAGATCTGTTGGACTGGCAGTGTGCTGTATTTACTGAGAACACACTCAGAGCGGTGGCCTCTGTCAGTTCTAGCTCATCAACTACAGATGCTGcag TTTTCAGCATAGCTGGAAAGATTACAGTGGTCATTGTTGTGACTCTGTTTGCTGGAGTGCTGCTGGGAGTTCTTGTGTATTATTGGTACAGGAAACAAATGCCAGGTACAAAAATAGTGTTACTCATTCATCACTTGCACATTGTCCCAACATCTTTTGAACACAAGCataatttgtttctttgtttctttctttctttctttcgctcaGCGTCTGAGGAGTCTGAACCAGTGTATATGAATATTAGTAAAACCATGAATGACAGAG CACAGAGCTACAATACAGTGGGAAACAGAAATCCGAGACCAGAAGTTCATCGTCAGTTAA CAGGACAAATGAACATAGTTAGAAGAGATGAA ACACCGGTTACATCAGAGAGCGTGACCTACGCAAGCATTTATTTTAACAGCTCCAGGTTAAAGACTTCTCCTCACTTAAATAAACGTACAGGCTAA
- the LOC130555244 gene encoding uncharacterized protein LOC130555244 isoform X2 codes for MQLAHLKILTLMCGFCSRLQTISNLKVQRGSDVTLRCDVPLFSESSTLLWIKDTGQTSNTTLVYNNSAYIILHNVDDHSEGIYYCKWIENGSVDTVINHTLIVTPYAEGKKHTIYRQSSSHSDLLLIFKSKKKYQRLMWIWESKRHSTTELIAVEKGGEVQVKGPIKLGQKTSTTYNGQFFILHISPVKFNYDGTYRCIPNDNDSPYTTTTLHTIRVSAEPSGGVLRNQSVVLTCEVSDVSDSVTLVWLRMEGNVMVLVKEQILNETNNKILLTVNVSSLQSDLLDWQCAVFTENTLRAVASVSSSSSTTDAAVFSIAGKITVVIVVTLFAGVLLGVLVYYWYRKQMPGTKIVLLIHHLHIVPTSFEHKHNLFLCFFLSFFRSASEESEPVYMNISKTMNDRAQSYNTVGNRNPRPEVHRQLRQMNIVRRDETPVTSESVTYASIYFNSSRLKTSPHLNKRTG; via the exons ATGCAACTCGCACATTTAAAAATTTTGACATTGATGTGTGGATTTTGTTCCAGACTTCAGACTATCT CCAATCTCAAAGTCCAGCGAGGATCTGATGTGACTTTGCGATGTGATGTTCCTCTCTTTTCTGAGTCTTCAACATTACTGTGGATTAAAGACACAGGCCAAACATCCAACACAACTCTTGTGTACAACAACTCTGCCTACATCATCTTACACAATGTAGATGATCACAGTGAAGGAATATACTACTGTAAATGGATTGAAAATGGAAGTGTGGACACTGTTATTAATCACACACTTATTGTCACTCCAT ATGCAGAAGGTAAAAAGCATACCATCTACAGACAAAGCTCCAGTCACAGTGATTTATTACTGATCTTCAAGTCTAAAAAGAAATACCAAAGGCTGATGTGGATCTGGGAGTCGAAGCGTCATTCAACAACCGAACTGATAGCTGTAGAAAAAGGAGGAGAAGTTCAAGTTAAAGGACCAATTAAACTGGGACAAAAAACTTCTACCACATACAACGGTCAATTTTTTATCCTTCACATCTCACCTGTAAAGTTCAATTATGATGGGACGTACAGGTGTATTCCTAATGATAATGATTCTCCCTACACAACCACAACACTTCACACCATCAGag TCTCTGCAGAGCCCTCTGGTGGTGTGTTGAGGAATCAGTCGGTTGTTCTTACTTGTGAGGTGTCTGATGTGTCTGATTCAGTGACATTGGTCTGGCTCAGGATGGAGGGGAACGTAATGGTGCTAGTCAAAGAGCAAATTCTGAATGAGACAAACAACAAGATACTTCTCACTGTAAATGTGAGCAGCCTTCAGTCAGATCTGTTGGACTGGCAGTGTGCTGTATTTACTGAGAACACACTCAGAGCGGTGGCCTCTGTCAGTTCTAGCTCATCAACTACAGATGCTGcag TTTTCAGCATAGCTGGAAAGATTACAGTGGTCATTGTTGTGACTCTGTTTGCTGGAGTGCTGCTGGGAGTTCTTGTGTATTATTGGTACAGGAAACAAATGCCAGGTACAAAAATAGTGTTACTCATTCATCACTTGCACATTGTCCCAACATCTTTTGAACACAAGCataatttgtttctttgtttctttctttctttctttcgctcaGCGTCTGAGGAGTCTGAACCAGTGTATATGAATATTAGTAAAACCATGAATGACAGAG CACAGAGCTACAATACAGTGGGAAACAGAAATCCGAGACCAGAAGTTCATCGTCAGTTAA GACAAATGAACATAGTTAGAAGAGATGAA ACACCGGTTACATCAGAGAGCGTGACCTACGCAAGCATTTATTTTAACAGCTCCAGGTTAAAGACTTCTCCTCACTTAAATAAACGTACAGGCTAA